The Vidua chalybeata isolate OUT-0048 chromosome 17, bVidCha1 merged haplotype, whole genome shotgun sequence genome has a segment encoding these proteins:
- the LOC128796574 gene encoding oxidative stress-responsive serine-rich protein 1-like isoform X1: MMKSEAKDGEEESLQTAFKKLRVDTAGCTTSLSVGDGTSPRAIVRTVADETKPKNVCASKETWHGSVKKPSRGGVRTQRRRRSKSPILHPPKFIHCSTKSHSTCSQLVQKSQADAQEDSSGFGMPVPKEPCAHERCSVAPDVGQKGAEESLGVSAAQLTSENTQESSPAAASPVSKTGLKTTELSDFQSMSKLNTSEPCACADKTCQCKLWQDMEVYKFSGLQNTLPLAPARTVSEDHSQPLPSRTPSSSPRSCSEQARAFVDDVTIEDLSGYMEYYLYIPKKMSHMAEMMYT, translated from the exons ATGATGAAATCAGAAGCTAAGGATGGAGAAGAGGAAAGCCTGCAGACAGCATTCAAAAAGCTGAGAGTTGACACAGCTGG ATGTACCACTTCTCTCTCTGTGGGTGATGGGACAAGTCCCAGAGCAATAGTTAGAACAGTGGCAGATGAAACCAAACCTAAGAATGTGTGTGCTTCTAAGGAAACCTGGCATGG GTCTGTGAAGAAACCCTCAAGAGGAGGTGTGAGAACCCAGCGTCGCAGGCGTTCCAAGTCTCCAATTCTTCATCCCCCAAAGTTTATCCATTGCAGCACAAAATCACATTCCACGTGCAGCCAGCTGGTGCAGAAGAGCCAGGCTGATGCCCAGGAGGACAGCAGTGGGTTTGGGATGCCAGTCCCAAAGGAACCTTGTGCACATGAACGCTGCAGTGTCGCTCCGGACGTTGGCCAGAAGGGAGCTGAGGAGTCTTTGGGAGTTTCTGCTGCACAGTTAACATCAGAGAACACACAGGAgagctctccagctgcagcttctccagtaTCCAAAACAGGCCTAAAGACTACAGAGCTTTCTGACTTCCAGTCTATGTCCAAGCTGAACACAAGTGAGCCGTGTGCATGTGCAGATAAAACCTGTCAGTGCAAACTGTGGCAAGATATGGAAGTGTACAAATTCTCTGGCTTGCAGAACACCCTCCCACTGGCACCTGCTAGAACGGTTTCTGAGGATCACTCCCAGCCTTTGCCATCAAGAACTCCCTCAAGTTCTCCACGCTCTTGCTCTGAGCAAGCCAGGGCCTTTGTGGATGATGTGACAATCGAAGATCTTTCGGGATACATGGAGTATTACTTGTATATTCCAAAGAAAATGTCTCACATGGCAGAAATGATGTACACCTGA
- the LOC128796574 gene encoding oxidative stress-responsive serine-rich protein 1-like isoform X2 yields the protein MMKSEAKDGEEESLQTAFKKLRVDTAGSVKKPSRGGVRTQRRRRSKSPILHPPKFIHCSTKSHSTCSQLVQKSQADAQEDSSGFGMPVPKEPCAHERCSVAPDVGQKGAEESLGVSAAQLTSENTQESSPAAASPVSKTGLKTTELSDFQSMSKLNTSEPCACADKTCQCKLWQDMEVYKFSGLQNTLPLAPARTVSEDHSQPLPSRTPSSSPRSCSEQARAFVDDVTIEDLSGYMEYYLYIPKKMSHMAEMMYT from the exons ATGATGAAATCAGAAGCTAAGGATGGAGAAGAGGAAAGCCTGCAGACAGCATTCAAAAAGCTGAGAGTTGACACAGCTGG GTCTGTGAAGAAACCCTCAAGAGGAGGTGTGAGAACCCAGCGTCGCAGGCGTTCCAAGTCTCCAATTCTTCATCCCCCAAAGTTTATCCATTGCAGCACAAAATCACATTCCACGTGCAGCCAGCTGGTGCAGAAGAGCCAGGCTGATGCCCAGGAGGACAGCAGTGGGTTTGGGATGCCAGTCCCAAAGGAACCTTGTGCACATGAACGCTGCAGTGTCGCTCCGGACGTTGGCCAGAAGGGAGCTGAGGAGTCTTTGGGAGTTTCTGCTGCACAGTTAACATCAGAGAACACACAGGAgagctctccagctgcagcttctccagtaTCCAAAACAGGCCTAAAGACTACAGAGCTTTCTGACTTCCAGTCTATGTCCAAGCTGAACACAAGTGAGCCGTGTGCATGTGCAGATAAAACCTGTCAGTGCAAACTGTGGCAAGATATGGAAGTGTACAAATTCTCTGGCTTGCAGAACACCCTCCCACTGGCACCTGCTAGAACGGTTTCTGAGGATCACTCCCAGCCTTTGCCATCAAGAACTCCCTCAAGTTCTCCACGCTCTTGCTCTGAGCAAGCCAGGGCCTTTGTGGATGATGTGACAATCGAAGATCTTTCGGGATACATGGAGTATTACTTGTATATTCCAAAGAAAATGTCTCACATGGCAGAAATGATGTACACCTGA
- the JPH2 gene encoding junctophilin-2 isoform X1, whose product MSGGRFDFDDGGAYCGGWEGGKAHGHGICTGPKGQGEYSGSWNYGFEVVGIYTWPSGNTYEGYWSQGKRHGLGIETKGRWVYRGEWTHGFKGRYGARQSMSSGAKYEGTWNNGLQDGYGTETYADGGTYQGQFTNGMRHGYGVRQSVPYGMASVVRSPLRTSLSSLRSEHSNGTLPQQDSPAANPESLPLSPTITRGGFALSLYADAEAGKPKKGGLFRRGSLLGKLKKSESKSSLASQKSRVSFLKSESGISSAASDATSTVSLGEGAEGEEYTPFESDIDATTTETYMGEWKNDKRAGFGVSERSSGLKYEGEWLDNLRHGYGCTTLPDGKKEEGKYRHNVLVKGMKKRVIPLKSAKIRQKVDRSVEGAQRAAAIARQKSEIAASRTAHAKAKAEGSEQAAQAANNESGIARMMARELSPDFYQPGPEYQKRKLLQEIIENAEHAVNMEEEAPRPEAAPPPPTPPESPQLHEQEEPRPRTSPAPSPAATPPEAKRAKAAPRQDGALRPGSWAEAGGQAGGGSPAPSEGEGRPASRGRGRPAEQMEIGPLQRMAREPDVELFKGYHSYAVRTSPVTPATDYEEEQFPENEPPSPEPRGEPQRRGGTPGLPQGREEKLSVAAEAKPEPPRPKEPQQRPSPERRAAGRAEPAADRKTEARAPGRTEPKAGAKRGPAQAAAVVAAQKVEECEEGPNTIVICMVILLNIGLAILFVHFLT is encoded by the exons ATGAGCGGCGGCAGGTTTGATTTCGATGATGGAGGCGCCTATTGcgggggctgggaggggggcAAAGCCCACGGGCACGGCATCTGCACCGGCCCCAAGGGCCAGGGCGAGTACTCGGGCTCCTGGAACTACGGCTTCGAGGTGGTGGGCATATACACGTGGCCCAGTGGCAACACCTACGAAGGCTACTGGTCCCAAGGCAAGAGGCACGGGCTGGGAATCGAGACCAAAGGACGGTGGGTTTACAGAGGCGAGTGGACCCATGGCTTTAAGGGACGGTACGGCGCGAGGCAGAGCATGAGCAGCGGAGCCAAGTACGAGGGTACATGGAACAATGGCCTGCAGGATGGCTACGGCACCGAGACCTACGCTGACGGAG GCACGTACCAGGGCCAGTTCACCAACGGCATGCGGCACGGCTACGGCGTGCGGCAGAGCGTGCCCTATGGCATGGCCTCCGTGGTGCGCTCCCCGCTGCGCACGTCGCTGTCCTCCCTGCGCAGCGAGCACAGCAACGgcaccctgccccagcaggactCGCCCGCCGCCAACCCCGAGAGCCTGCCCCTCTCGCCCACCATCACCCGCGGCGGCTTCGCCCTCAGCCTCTACGCGGACGCGGAGGCCGGCAAGCCCAAGAAAGGGGGGCTCTTCCGCAGGGGCTCCTTGCTGGGCAAGCTGAAGAAGTCCGAGTCCAAGTCATCCTTGGCCAGCCAGAAGAGCCGCGTCAGCTTCCTCAAGAGCGAGAGCGGGATCAGCTCGGCTGCCAGCGATGCCACCTCCACCGTCAGCCTGGGCGAGGGCGCCGAGGGCGAGGAATACACCCCCTTCGAGTCCGACATCGACGCCACCACCACGGAGACCTACATGGGCGAGTGGAAGAACGACAAACGCGCCGGCTTCGGCGTCAGCGAGCGCTCCAGCGGGCTCAAGTATGAGGGTGAGTGGCTGGACAACCTGCGCCACGGCTACGGCTGCACCACCCTGCCCGACGGCAAGAAGGAGGAGGGCAAGTACCGCCACAATGTCCTGGTGAAGGGCATGAAGAAGCGTGTGATACCCCTCAAGAGCGCCAAGATCCGGCAGAAGGTGGACAGGAGCGTGGAGGGGGCTCAGAGGGCCGCGGCCATTGCCCGGCAGAAGTCAGAGATTGCGGCATCCAG GACGGCTCATGCCAAAGCCAAGGCTGAAGGGTCTGAGCAGGCAGCTCAGGCAGCCAACAACGAATCAGGCATAGCCAGAATGATGGCCAGGGAGCTCTCCCCAGACTTCTACCAGCCAG GCCCCGAGTACCAAAAGCggaagctgctgcaggagatcaTCGAGAACGCGGAGCACGCGGTCAACATGGAGGAGGAGGCGCCGCGGCCCGAGgctgccccgccgccccccACGCCGCCCGAGAGCCCCCAGCTCCACGAGCAGGAGGAGCCGCGGCCCCGCACCAGCCCGGCGCCCAGCCCGGCCGCCACCCCTCCCGAGGCCAAGCGGGCCAAGGCGGCCCCCCGGCAGGACGGGGCCCTCCGTCCGGGCAGCTGGGCCGAGGCGGGCGGGCAGGCGGGCGGCGGGAGCCCAGCACCCTCCGAGGGCGAGGGCCGCCCGGCCTCGCGGGGCCGTGGCCGTCCCGCCGAGCAGATGGAGATTGGGCCACTGCAGCGCATGGCGCGCGAGCCCGACGTCGAGCTCTTCAAGGGCTACCACAGCTACGCCGTCCGGACGTCGCCGGTCACCCCCGCCACGGACTATGAGGAGGAGCAGTTCCCCGAGAATGAGCCGCCCTCCCCGGAGCCCCGGGGGGAGCCCCAGCGCCGGGGGGGCACCCCTGGCCTGCCGCAGGGCCGGGAGGAGAAGCTGTCGGTTGCGGCAGAGGCCAAGCCGGAGCCGCCTCGCCCCAAGGAGCCGCAGCAGCGCCCCAGCCCTGAGCGCAGGGCCGCGGGCCGGGCTGAGCCCGCGGCCGACAGGAAGACTGAGGCCAGGGCACCAGGCCGGACGGAGCCCAAGGCAGGGGCCAAGCGCGGCCCGGCCCAGGCGGCGGCAGtggtggcagcacagaaagtggAGGAGTGTGAAGAG GGACCTAACACAATTGTGATCTGCATGGTCATCTTACTGAACATTGGTCTGGCCATCCTATTTGTACATTTTTTGACATGA
- the JPH2 gene encoding junctophilin-2 isoform X2, which produces MSGGRFDFDDGGAYCGGWEGGKAHGHGICTGPKGQGEYSGSWNYGFEVVGIYTWPSGNTYEGYWSQGKRHGLGIETKGRWVYRGEWTHGFKGRYGARQSMSSGAKYEGTWNNGLQDGYGTETYADGGTYQGQFTNGMRHGYGVRQSVPYGMASVVRSPLRTSLSSLRSEHSNGTLPQQDSPAANPESLPLSPTITRGGFALSLYADAEAGKPKKGGLFRRGSLLGKLKKSESKSSLASQKSRVSFLKSESGISSAASDATSTVSLGEGAEGEEYTPFESDIDATTTETYMGEWKNDKRAGFGVSERSSGLKYEGEWLDNLRHGYGCTTLPDGKKEEGKYRHNVLVKGMKKRVIPLKSAKIRQKVDRSVEGAQRAAAIARQKSEIAASSWMCLLFVAHFPLLP; this is translated from the exons ATGAGCGGCGGCAGGTTTGATTTCGATGATGGAGGCGCCTATTGcgggggctgggaggggggcAAAGCCCACGGGCACGGCATCTGCACCGGCCCCAAGGGCCAGGGCGAGTACTCGGGCTCCTGGAACTACGGCTTCGAGGTGGTGGGCATATACACGTGGCCCAGTGGCAACACCTACGAAGGCTACTGGTCCCAAGGCAAGAGGCACGGGCTGGGAATCGAGACCAAAGGACGGTGGGTTTACAGAGGCGAGTGGACCCATGGCTTTAAGGGACGGTACGGCGCGAGGCAGAGCATGAGCAGCGGAGCCAAGTACGAGGGTACATGGAACAATGGCCTGCAGGATGGCTACGGCACCGAGACCTACGCTGACGGAG GCACGTACCAGGGCCAGTTCACCAACGGCATGCGGCACGGCTACGGCGTGCGGCAGAGCGTGCCCTATGGCATGGCCTCCGTGGTGCGCTCCCCGCTGCGCACGTCGCTGTCCTCCCTGCGCAGCGAGCACAGCAACGgcaccctgccccagcaggactCGCCCGCCGCCAACCCCGAGAGCCTGCCCCTCTCGCCCACCATCACCCGCGGCGGCTTCGCCCTCAGCCTCTACGCGGACGCGGAGGCCGGCAAGCCCAAGAAAGGGGGGCTCTTCCGCAGGGGCTCCTTGCTGGGCAAGCTGAAGAAGTCCGAGTCCAAGTCATCCTTGGCCAGCCAGAAGAGCCGCGTCAGCTTCCTCAAGAGCGAGAGCGGGATCAGCTCGGCTGCCAGCGATGCCACCTCCACCGTCAGCCTGGGCGAGGGCGCCGAGGGCGAGGAATACACCCCCTTCGAGTCCGACATCGACGCCACCACCACGGAGACCTACATGGGCGAGTGGAAGAACGACAAACGCGCCGGCTTCGGCGTCAGCGAGCGCTCCAGCGGGCTCAAGTATGAGGGTGAGTGGCTGGACAACCTGCGCCACGGCTACGGCTGCACCACCCTGCCCGACGGCAAGAAGGAGGAGGGCAAGTACCGCCACAATGTCCTGGTGAAGGGCATGAAGAAGCGTGTGATACCCCTCAAGAGCGCCAAGATCCGGCAGAAGGTGGACAGGAGCGTGGAGGGGGCTCAGAGGGCCGCGGCCATTGCCCGGCAGAAGTCAGAGATTGCGGCATCCAG CTGGATGTGTTTATTGTTCGTGGCTCATTTTCCACTGCTGCCTTGA